A region of Maridesulfovibrio sp. DNA encodes the following proteins:
- the tpiA gene encoding triose-phosphate isomerase — protein MKKLMAANWKMYKTRAEAKATAEGLLEKITGKLPADREVVIAAPYTALETVGSVLAASADCHLSAENLYPKAEGAFTGEISPAMLKDVGCVYALAGHSERRAIIGETNELVGEKVAFGLENGLSMILCIGETIDERKAGEVQKVIDEQLEAGLKNVASDFAAETVVVAYEPVWAIGTGEVAGEDEIVEAHGFVREKLKKLFPEKASEIRILYGGSVKPANCAQIIALDNVDGVLVGGASLDAESFSQIALA, from the coding sequence ATGAAAAAATTAATGGCCGCCAACTGGAAAATGTATAAGACCCGCGCAGAAGCAAAGGCCACCGCTGAAGGACTTCTTGAAAAAATCACAGGTAAACTTCCTGCAGATCGTGAAGTTGTTATCGCTGCTCCTTATACTGCACTTGAAACTGTAGGTTCCGTGCTGGCAGCAAGTGCAGATTGTCATCTTTCTGCTGAGAACCTGTACCCCAAAGCAGAAGGAGCTTTTACCGGTGAGATTTCTCCTGCCATGCTCAAGGATGTCGGCTGCGTATATGCGCTGGCCGGACATTCCGAACGCCGCGCAATCATAGGCGAAACCAACGAACTGGTAGGTGAAAAAGTCGCATTTGGACTTGAAAACGGCCTGTCCATGATTTTGTGCATCGGTGAAACTATCGACGAAAGAAAAGCCGGGGAAGTACAGAAGGTTATTGACGAACAGCTTGAAGCTGGTTTAAAGAATGTAGCTTCCGACTTCGCAGCCGAAACCGTTGTTGTTGCTTATGAGCCTGTTTGGGCCATCGGCACCGGTGAAGTGGCCGGCGAAGATGAAATCGTTGAAGCTCACGGCTTTGTAAGAGAAAAACTGAAAAAACTTTTTCCTGAAAAAGCCAGTGAAATCCGCATCTTGTATGGCGGTAGCGTAAAACCTGCTAACTGCGCCCAGATCATTGCACTTGACAATGTGGACGGAGTATTGGTAGGAGGCGCGAGCTTGGATGCGGAAAGTTTCAGCCAGATCGCACTGGCTTAA
- a CDS encoding transaldolase family protein — MKIYLKTCSLYEVKTSVDYSLIDGISLLSERSDEKCVAADNDIKSIVSSLKGPVFISAMGNDVEELLADALRLVHLSPNVVVKVKATLEGFKVCKLLSGKNIPVSMSGLKSITKAIMAAKSGADFISFDMNMVQQKHNDDFGFLTDTIRIFHKHNLCADVLADISCNSTNLDRITRTGIHGLEISFTNLMSFMGNSS, encoded by the coding sequence ATGAAAATTTACCTCAAGACCTGTTCGCTCTATGAGGTTAAAACGTCTGTTGATTATAGTTTGATTGACGGTATCAGTTTATTATCCGAAAGAAGTGACGAGAAATGTGTAGCTGCTGACAATGATATTAAATCCATCGTTTCAAGCTTAAAAGGTCCGGTTTTCATTTCCGCCATGGGAAATGATGTTGAAGAATTGCTTGCTGATGCGCTAAGACTTGTACATCTCAGTCCTAATGTTGTGGTTAAAGTTAAAGCTACGCTTGAAGGTTTCAAAGTTTGCAAGTTGCTTTCCGGCAAAAATATCCCTGTAAGCATGTCTGGTCTGAAGAGCATTACTAAAGCAATAATGGCAGCCAAGTCCGGAGCTGATTTTATCAGTTTTGATATGAACATGGTCCAGCAAAAACACAATGACGACTTCGGATTTCTGACCGACACAATAAGAATCTTCCACAAACACAATCTATGTGCAGATGTCCTTGCAGATATTTCATGTAACTCGACCAATCTGGATAGAATAACCAGAACCGGAATTCATGGTCTTGAAATTTCGTTTACGAACTTGATGAGCTTTATGGGAAACAGCAGCTAG
- a CDS encoding GNAT family N-acetyltransferase yields the protein MIISDATKSDYEKLIGLWERSVRATHDFLDESDIDYLRPLIIEQYFDAVKLKCAKDSHDNILGFCGVADGNLEMLFVDPQSMKQGVGTALCRYAIENLAVTKVAVNEQNPQALGFYEHIGFHVIARSDLDGQGKPFPLLFMELKDNSIYTRL from the coding sequence ATGATTATTAGCGATGCAACTAAAAGCGATTATGAAAAGCTTATTGGACTCTGGGAAAGATCTGTTCGTGCGACTCATGATTTCCTTGATGAAAGCGACATTGATTATTTAAGGCCGCTGATTATAGAGCAGTATTTTGATGCTGTTAAGTTGAAGTGCGCGAAAGATTCCCATGATAACATTCTCGGCTTTTGCGGTGTTGCTGATGGAAACCTCGAAATGCTTTTTGTTGATCCGCAAAGCATGAAACAAGGGGTCGGTACGGCATTGTGCAGGTATGCCATCGAAAATTTAGCTGTAACCAAAGTAGCTGTGAATGAGCAGAATCCTCAGGCTTTAGGTTTTTACGAACATATAGGGTTTCATGTGATCGCTAGATCAGATCTGGATGGACAGGGTAAGCCATTTCCGCTTTTGTTTATGGAATTGAAAGACAATAGTATTTACACAAGGCTATAA
- a CDS encoding transcriptional regulator: MLKFVVIALAAFIMWKLFSGDQKKKQDTAGKNFEKKVKTGEMVKDPICGAYVPKDGDIRVRNGEKVECFCSYECRDKYIKRLEADGEE, from the coding sequence ATGTTGAAATTTGTTGTTATTGCGCTGGCAGCATTCATCATGTGGAAGCTTTTCAGTGGCGACCAGAAAAAGAAGCAGGATACAGCCGGCAAGAATTTTGAAAAAAAGGTCAAAACCGGTGAAATGGTCAAAGATCCTATTTGTGGCGCCTATGTACCCAAAGATGGTGATATCAGGGTTAGAAACGGCGAAAAAGTCGAGTGCTTCTGTTCTTATGAATGCCGCGACAAGTACATCAAACGCCTTGAGGCAGATGGCGAAGAATAA
- a CDS encoding inositol monophosphatase family protein — protein sequence MQTLLEKATAAVLEAGEIIREAYNKPKKIKHKGRIDLVTETDLAVENFLKVKLSELLPDSSFLAEETSGNAELIDRTWIIDPLDGTTNFAHGLPMIATSVALWNEGQVQIGIVNLPILNEVFVAVRGGGAFMNGEQIQVSDCDSLEESLIATGFPYAIEEHVDFITDALSRVLVKTQGVRRPGAAAFDLAYTACGRYEGYYENALKPWDMAAGWLLVEEAGGRVTEYKEDEFNLYSPAILATNSRIHEKLRSLIIPEG from the coding sequence ATGCAAACTCTACTTGAAAAAGCTACCGCAGCAGTCCTTGAGGCCGGTGAAATAATCAGGGAAGCGTATAACAAACCTAAGAAAATTAAGCATAAAGGCCGTATTGATCTTGTGACCGAGACTGATCTGGCTGTTGAAAATTTTCTTAAAGTAAAACTTTCAGAACTCCTGCCAGATTCATCTTTTCTGGCTGAAGAAACTTCAGGTAATGCTGAACTGATTGACCGTACTTGGATCATTGATCCTCTCGATGGAACAACCAATTTTGCTCATGGTCTTCCCATGATAGCCACTTCGGTTGCCCTTTGGAATGAGGGGCAGGTGCAGATAGGTATAGTTAATCTACCTATACTTAATGAAGTATTTGTTGCCGTTCGTGGTGGAGGGGCGTTCATGAACGGTGAACAGATCCAGGTTTCGGATTGTGATTCACTTGAAGAATCCCTGATTGCCACCGGTTTTCCGTATGCAATTGAAGAACATGTTGATTTTATAACCGATGCTCTAAGCAGGGTACTGGTCAAGACTCAGGGTGTGCGCCGTCCGGGAGCAGCGGCTTTTGATCTCGCTTATACTGCCTGCGGGAGGTATGAAGGCTACTATGAAAATGCCCTGAAACCTTGGGATATGGCTGCCGGATGGCTTCTGGTAGAGGAAGCTGGAGGACGGGTGACCGAATACAAAGAGGATGAATTCAATTTATATTCGCCTGCTATTCTGGCTACAAACTCCCGTATTCATGAGAAATTAAGAAGTCTTATCATTCCTGAAGGCTGA
- the secG gene encoding preprotein translocase subunit SecG, producing MQTLVITVHIIACVFLIIFVLLQSGKEDMGVIFGGGSGSVFGSTGAGGVLVKVTAFLAAVFLVTSLSYNYLSGNRISDDSVMLEGDTIITPKVEKPAVTFEEPVKAPAEETK from the coding sequence TTGCAAACGCTCGTAATTACTGTACACATTATCGCCTGCGTCTTTCTGATCATTTTCGTTCTTTTACAGAGCGGTAAAGAAGACATGGGCGTGATTTTCGGCGGAGGAAGTGGATCTGTTTTCGGTAGCACCGGAGCAGGCGGGGTTCTCGTAAAGGTCACTGCATTTCTGGCAGCTGTCTTTCTGGTAACTTCTCTTTCCTACAACTACCTCTCCGGCAACAGGATTTCTGATGACTCTGTCATGCTTGAAGGTGACACCATCATCACTCCTAAAGTAGAAAAGCCTGCTGTCACTTTTGAAGAGCCCGTAAAGGCTCCTGCAGAAGAGACCAAATAG
- a CDS encoding NUDIX domain-containing protein, producing MKKKFIQVEVVDQNNRPLTSMDINEVHRQSLRHRSVIILVYDHEGKLFLQKRSSQKKLYAGRWDVSASGHVRTGESNEKAALRELEHELGIRSASLKLTHEIDASSETGYEFVTLYVLEKQNSIPELNSDEADSGYFYSENELDWLVREYRELLVPALVFLHDRNLLFKFK from the coding sequence GTGAAAAAAAAATTCATTCAGGTCGAAGTTGTCGACCAAAACAACCGTCCTCTTACAAGTATGGACATAAATGAAGTCCATCGACAGTCGCTACGTCACCGTTCGGTGATTATACTTGTCTATGACCATGAAGGAAAACTTTTTCTTCAAAAAAGAAGCTCGCAAAAAAAACTGTATGCGGGGCGCTGGGACGTTTCCGCAAGCGGTCATGTCCGCACAGGTGAATCCAATGAAAAAGCAGCCCTTCGTGAGCTGGAACATGAATTGGGAATTCGCAGCGCGAGTCTTAAGCTCACTCACGAAATAGATGCTTCTTCAGAGACAGGGTATGAATTTGTAACCCTTTACGTGCTTGAAAAACAAAATTCAATCCCTGAATTAAACAGTGACGAAGCTGATTCCGGCTATTTTTATTCCGAAAACGAACTGGACTGGCTGGTCCGGGAATATCGGGAACTGCTGGTTCCAGCCTTGGTCTTTCTTCACGATCGGAATCTGCTTTTTAAATTCAAATAA
- a CDS encoding tetratricopeptide repeat protein: MSSRLKKKILSSLLAAAVLFGSGGTAFADSTNKKDSFESWLEKYGAWDVLEQNYSQTGDTPELILKRAETAFNLGRYSACLGILQSTPAFTDKNQEITRLWLGGKCQRALGDPVKGVIWFSQAARLMDQETMTSKFKEDSYFKSVWFDVWRSLYWGYRVTPDSARESRKMLLEQTFRQAEKVWPTTYFIVNSKTKLAGLNSSSEVDPAVSNSTVVNEDDRMAIAKSLAASSIGEWEKSDHALDMISNSTVQVFWKSVNMFLESGKTPEATSTFSQAGLIRPASFFEAGVLEPAVLSPALWQLGAPTSTAWNVFRKKLLEMEPEEALKTIDRETGSLLLSSELVNALQNYRLAFAFLTGDMELARNVLKRLDADTLPISLRIASGIAFKLPLSKVISTVDYGKNENLYIISTLSEAAGVDYFKGIDTPFWSPISHKSLNQTINANPLDRLLVFADLAQQEDIKNKIKVARRCAFLFPKSRLGAESFIALADYAAVNRDFKLSAYYLKRVDQDKYGPELRMKWLTAAVEYDLAEGNDAKAMKAYNEILQSGGTLPAEKELKLALMIQQKGELKKAQAILERIWSTRDDLKNNELRAEILFWIAEGEHAMGKKEKALQHYLELAWEFPEQNIWAVTAMYRASMIYEHKGHFETAKRFLRTVIKRADRKAQKEAAQARLNAIDTKLAKVGAGKDVSYPF, translated from the coding sequence ATGAGTTCGAGACTTAAGAAAAAAATATTGTCTTCCCTTCTGGCTGCGGCTGTGTTGTTCGGTTCAGGAGGAACTGCTTTTGCAGATTCTACCAATAAAAAAGATTCATTTGAGTCATGGCTTGAAAAATATGGGGCTTGGGATGTTCTGGAACAAAATTATTCTCAGACTGGAGATACTCCGGAGTTGATTTTAAAAAGAGCTGAAACGGCCTTCAATTTAGGACGTTATTCAGCATGCCTCGGAATTTTGCAGTCCACACCGGCTTTCACTGATAAGAATCAGGAGATCACCCGGCTCTGGCTGGGTGGCAAATGCCAGCGGGCACTTGGCGATCCTGTGAAAGGTGTGATCTGGTTCAGTCAGGCCGCACGTTTGATGGATCAGGAAACCATGACCTCTAAATTTAAAGAGGATTCATATTTCAAAAGTGTCTGGTTTGATGTCTGGCGCTCTCTCTACTGGGGGTATCGGGTAACACCTGATTCAGCCCGCGAATCACGTAAGATGCTGCTTGAGCAAACTTTTCGTCAGGCTGAAAAAGTTTGGCCTACAACTTATTTTATCGTTAACAGTAAAACGAAACTGGCAGGACTTAACAGCTCTTCCGAGGTAGACCCGGCTGTTAGTAATTCAACTGTTGTTAATGAAGATGACCGTATGGCCATCGCCAAATCACTTGCAGCATCCAGTATCGGTGAATGGGAAAAATCAGACCATGCTCTGGATATGATTTCCAATTCAACGGTTCAAGTTTTCTGGAAATCTGTAAATATGTTTCTGGAGTCGGGCAAGACACCTGAAGCAACTTCAACTTTCAGTCAGGCTGGCCTGATCCGTCCTGCTTCTTTTTTTGAGGCAGGGGTTCTTGAGCCTGCAGTACTCTCCCCTGCACTCTGGCAGTTGGGGGCTCCCACTTCAACGGCATGGAATGTATTTCGGAAAAAACTGCTTGAGATGGAGCCGGAAGAAGCGCTGAAAACTATTGATAGAGAAACCGGGTCGTTGCTCCTTTCAAGCGAACTGGTTAATGCCTTGCAGAATTATCGTCTCGCATTTGCATTTTTGACAGGGGACATGGAACTTGCCCGCAATGTCCTCAAGCGGCTTGATGCAGACACATTGCCAATCAGCCTGCGGATAGCCAGCGGCATTGCTTTCAAGCTGCCCTTATCCAAGGTCATCAGCACTGTCGATTACGGAAAAAATGAAAATCTTTATATCATATCAACACTCAGTGAAGCTGCTGGAGTTGATTATTTTAAAGGAATAGATACTCCTTTTTGGAGTCCGATTTCCCATAAATCCCTGAATCAGACCATAAATGCCAACCCGCTGGACAGACTACTTGTTTTTGCTGATTTAGCGCAGCAGGAAGATATAAAAAATAAAATTAAGGTTGCCCGCCGTTGCGCATTTCTGTTTCCCAAGTCCCGGCTCGGAGCGGAAAGTTTTATCGCATTGGCTGACTATGCAGCCGTGAACAGGGATTTCAAACTTTCGGCTTACTATCTGAAACGTGTTGATCAGGATAAATATGGACCGGAACTTCGTATGAAATGGCTCACTGCCGCAGTGGAATACGACTTGGCAGAAGGAAATGATGCCAAAGCCATGAAAGCCTATAATGAAATTCTACAATCTGGAGGGACGCTGCCTGCTGAAAAAGAATTAAAGTTGGCACTTATGATTCAGCAGAAAGGAGAGTTAAAAAAAGCTCAAGCAATACTTGAAAGAATCTGGTCTACACGTGACGACCTAAAGAATAATGAATTGCGTGCAGAAATACTTTTTTGGATTGCTGAAGGAGAACATGCCATGGGCAAGAAAGAAAAGGCGCTCCAGCATTACCTTGAGTTGGCATGGGAATTCCCGGAACAGAATATCTGGGCAGTGACTGCAATGTATCGTGCATCCATGATTTATGAACACAAAGGACATTTTGAAACAGCAAAGCGTTTTTTGAGAACAGTCATCAAGCGTGCTGATCGCAAGGCCCAAAAGGAAGCCGCTCAAGCCAGGCTTAATGCCATTGATACCAAACTGGCCAAGGTCGGAGCGGGTAAGGATGTCAGTTATCCGTTTTAA
- a CDS encoding glutamate decarboxylase, whose protein sequence is MLHHVKKDKRNSEDRKNYIMPIYGSRDLEDPIPKYALPEGSIDPRHAYSLVRDELMLDGNSRLNLATFVTTWMEDEARQLMTETFDKNMIDKDEYPQTAELEDRCVHILSDLYNSPDEEHACGCSTTGSSEAAMLCGMALKWKWRDRMKAKGKPTDKPNMIISASVQVCWEKFCRYWEVEPRLIPVSDGHYSMKTEDILAACDENTIGVVAILGTTHTGDFEPVKEYNEALEKYNAETGYEIPLHVDAASGGFIAPFLQPEMEWDFRLKWVKSINVSGHKFGLVYPGVGWAIWRTPEELPEDLIFRVNYLGGEMPTFALNFSRPGNQVVAQYYNFIRLGREGYTRIMQACMDTANFIKAELEETGVFQSLLPKLHMPLITFRIRRDVDVEFDVYKVSEMLRHRGWLVPAYSMCENCEDDNVLRIVVKEGMSMDMAHLLMDDIRRIIKSFENEAEEKKTTKATFKHC, encoded by the coding sequence ATGCTTCATCATGTTAAAAAAGATAAAAGAAACTCTGAAGATCGTAAGAATTACATCATGCCCATCTACGGTTCACGGGACCTTGAAGATCCGATTCCCAAATACGCTTTGCCTGAAGGCAGCATTGATCCTCGCCATGCATATTCGCTGGTTCGCGATGAACTCATGCTTGACGGTAATTCCCGCCTGAACCTCGCCACCTTTGTTACCACATGGATGGAAGATGAGGCTCGGCAGCTGATGACCGAGACTTTCGATAAAAACATGATCGATAAAGACGAGTACCCGCAGACGGCTGAACTGGAAGACCGCTGCGTGCATATTCTTTCGGATCTTTATAATTCACCGGATGAAGAACATGCCTGCGGCTGCTCTACAACCGGATCGAGTGAAGCGGCCATGCTCTGCGGTATGGCGCTGAAATGGAAATGGCGCGATCGTATGAAAGCCAAAGGCAAGCCTACTGATAAACCGAATATGATCATCAGCGCCAGTGTTCAGGTCTGCTGGGAAAAATTCTGCCGTTACTGGGAAGTTGAGCCGCGCCTGATTCCTGTTTCTGATGGTCATTACAGCATGAAGACCGAAGACATCCTTGCTGCGTGCGATGAAAATACCATTGGAGTGGTCGCGATTCTTGGAACCACCCATACCGGTGATTTTGAGCCGGTTAAAGAATATAATGAAGCCCTTGAAAAATATAATGCTGAAACAGGATATGAGATTCCTCTGCATGTTGATGCTGCCAGTGGAGGTTTCATCGCCCCGTTTCTGCAACCGGAGATGGAATGGGATTTTCGCTTGAAATGGGTCAAATCAATTAACGTTTCGGGGCATAAATTCGGTCTCGTATATCCCGGTGTAGGCTGGGCAATCTGGCGTACACCTGAAGAACTGCCGGAAGATTTAATCTTTAGGGTAAACTATCTTGGCGGTGAAATGCCTACTTTTGCATTGAACTTTTCGCGCCCCGGCAATCAGGTTGTAGCCCAGTACTACAATTTCATCCGTCTTGGCCGTGAAGGTTATACCCGAATCATGCAGGCATGCATGGATACTGCCAATTTTATTAAAGCAGAGCTTGAAGAAACAGGGGTTTTTCAGAGCTTGCTGCCTAAACTGCATATGCCGCTGATTACCTTTCGGATCCGCCGTGATGTAGATGTAGAATTTGATGTATACAAAGTTTCCGAAATGCTGCGCCATCGCGGTTGGCTTGTCCCGGCCTACAGCATGTGCGAGAATTGTGAAGATGATAACGTGCTTAGAATCGTCGTTAAAGAAGGCATGTCCATGGACATGGCTCACCTGCTTATGGATGACATACGGCGCATAATTAAGTCTTTTGAAAACGAAGCCGAAGAAAAGAAAACTACCAAAGCTACTTTCAAACATTGCTAA
- the rimI gene encoding ribosomal protein S18-alanine N-acetyltransferase, whose product MKSAEVTSGIQKIFDLGPDNLSQLRALESLCFEYHWTEEQFRLGLERNAFFVFGYEEQGILVGYLAYSIVLDEMEVLNLGVHPRFRRKGIGRALMLELMHKCREMNVTRGLLDVKESNAPAIGLYESLGFKQVGIRKKYYPDTREDALLYDLDFSQ is encoded by the coding sequence ATGAAAAGCGCGGAAGTCACCTCTGGCATTCAAAAAATTTTTGATCTCGGCCCTGATAACCTCAGTCAGCTCAGGGCGCTTGAATCGCTTTGCTTTGAATACCATTGGACCGAAGAACAGTTCCGTCTGGGACTGGAAAGGAATGCCTTTTTTGTCTTCGGTTATGAAGAGCAGGGGATACTGGTCGGATATCTGGCTTATTCAATTGTTCTGGATGAAATGGAAGTTCTCAATTTAGGGGTGCATCCCCGGTTCAGGAGAAAGGGAATTGGCAGGGCGCTTATGCTGGAACTGATGCATAAATGCCGGGAGATGAATGTAACCAGAGGGCTTCTGGATGTTAAGGAATCCAATGCTCCCGCCATTGGGCTATATGAGAGCCTCGGCTTCAAGCAGGTGGGAATAAGGAAGAAGTATTATCCGGATACAAGGGAAGATGCCCTCCTGTATGACTTGGATTTTAGTCAGTAA
- the folK gene encoding 2-amino-4-hydroxy-6-hydroxymethyldihydropteridine diphosphokinase — translation MNQAVARLEKYEGIDPEVWSETYETEPQGLKDQPWFKNQVVRFAVDPELWSAEGFLSTLQAVEGQMDRVREIKNGPRPIDLDIILFGDRVIDSGSYLTVPHPRALERAFVLIPLTDIDPELVFPDGTSVADALKKIDYRTEGKKIYQD, via the coding sequence TTGAACCAGGCCGTTGCAAGACTGGAAAAATATGAAGGCATTGATCCTGAAGTCTGGTCTGAAACTTATGAGACCGAACCTCAGGGATTGAAAGATCAGCCATGGTTTAAGAATCAGGTTGTCCGTTTTGCTGTTGATCCCGAACTCTGGTCCGCAGAAGGCTTCCTTTCCACGCTTCAGGCTGTGGAAGGGCAGATGGATAGGGTTAGGGAAATTAAAAACGGCCCCCGACCCATTGATCTGGATATCATTCTTTTCGGAGACCGGGTTATCGACAGTGGCAGTTATCTTACTGTTCCGCATCCACGGGCATTAGAGAGGGCATTCGTGCTTATTCCGCTGACCGATATTGACCCTGAACTGGTGTTCCCTGATGGAACATCCGTTGCCGATGCTCTGAAGAAAATCGATTACCGTACTGAAGGTAAAAAGATTTATCAGGATTAA
- a CDS encoding amidohydrolase, which translates to MCLNELVQTELEDLIRIYKHLHANPELSNQEEKSSRLIAEQLEACGVTVTRNFGGHGVVGILENGEGSTVMVRGDMDALPITEETGLDYASTIISTDNSGSKTGVMHGCGHDIHMTTLMGTARVLSQCKKKWNGRVLFVAQPAEEVMSGARSMIEQGLFKKFGIPDYCLTTHVLPKLEAGNIMVKPGPIMAGTYQLKITVRGVGGHGAIPQECIDPVVLAARIITSLQTIVSREFSPLDPAVVTVGSIHGGTKANIIPGHVVMEVTARFFDSKGHDHIFESIKRICKYEALSMGIPEELLPVVELDEVNDLPATINSKYLAEIVRKSAEANLGVDKVQEAVMLMGSEDFSLFRTAVEKEIPSCLFFTGATSAEEMALFHEKGINPPSLHNSRFCPPPEPTIKTAVTAMAGSVMSLLS; encoded by the coding sequence ATGTGCTTGAATGAACTGGTTCAAACTGAACTGGAAGATTTGATTCGTATATATAAACATTTGCATGCCAACCCTGAGCTTTCCAATCAGGAAGAAAAATCTTCCAGACTGATAGCTGAACAGCTTGAAGCATGTGGAGTAACCGTGACCCGTAATTTCGGAGGACACGGTGTTGTAGGCATTCTTGAAAATGGAGAAGGCTCGACCGTAATGGTCCGGGGCGATATGGATGCACTGCCCATTACCGAAGAAACCGGACTGGATTATGCCAGCACAATCATAAGCACTGATAATTCCGGCAGCAAGACCGGAGTTATGCATGGTTGCGGCCATGACATTCATATGACTACTCTTATGGGGACCGCCCGTGTCCTTTCTCAATGCAAGAAAAAATGGAATGGAAGAGTCCTGTTTGTTGCTCAGCCTGCAGAAGAAGTTATGTCCGGGGCTAGATCCATGATAGAGCAGGGGCTTTTTAAAAAATTCGGTATTCCTGATTACTGTCTCACTACTCATGTTCTTCCTAAGCTTGAGGCTGGGAATATCATGGTTAAGCCCGGCCCGATAATGGCCGGAACCTACCAGTTAAAAATTACCGTCCGCGGAGTAGGGGGTCATGGAGCCATTCCGCAGGAATGCATAGACCCGGTAGTGCTGGCTGCCCGAATTATCACTTCATTGCAAACCATAGTCAGCCGGGAATTCAGTCCGCTTGATCCGGCTGTTGTTACTGTAGGATCGATTCATGGTGGCACAAAGGCAAATATCATTCCCGGCCATGTCGTCATGGAAGTTACCGCACGCTTCTTTGATTCAAAAGGACATGACCATATTTTCGAATCAATTAAAAGAATCTGCAAATATGAAGCTTTGTCCATGGGAATTCCGGAAGAACTTCTTCCGGTTGTTGAGCTTGATGAAGTCAATGATCTTCCCGCTACAATAAACAGCAAATATCTGGCTGAGATTGTCCGCAAGTCTGCTGAGGCTAATTTAGGTGTAGACAAGGTTCAAGAAGCTGTAATGCTCATGGGCAGTGAAGATTTCTCTCTGTTTAGAACTGCCGTTGAAAAAGAAATTCCCTCATGCCTCTTCTTTACCGGAGCTACATCTGCGGAAGAGATGGCGTTGTTTCACGAAAAAGGAATCAACCCTCCGTCTCTTCATAACAGCAGATTTTGTCCGCCGCCGGAGCCTACAATAAAAACAGCCGTTACTGCCATGGCTGGAAGTGTGATGAGTCTTTTAAGTTAA
- a CDS encoding phosphoglycerate kinase, translating to MRFIDQLDIAGKKLLMRVDFNVPLDGETITDDNRIKAAVPTFKYAIEKGASVIVMAHLGKPKGKRVDSLSLAPAAKRLGEYLGMEVPLAPDCIGAEVEKMAAELKPGQVMMLENLRFHAEEQAKTPEERGDFGKQLAALADIYVNDAFGVAHRANASVVDVPYAAKECCAGFLLKLEWEYLGEALKNARKPYIAVSGGAKVSSKLGILNNLIGKVDDFIIGGAMANTFLLAQGKAVGKSLVEESLVDTAREIMDKAASSGTTLHLPTDFVWGKDIDTAQGVCDGDSVPEDGMLLDIGPESAKKFCEVIERSKTIVWNGPMGLFEKEPFAQGSLKVCEAMANLEDATTIVGGGDTDAVVHQAKLEDKFTFISTGGGSFLEFLEGKELPAFKALKENS from the coding sequence ATGCGCTTCATTGACCAACTTGACATTGCAGGTAAAAAACTGCTGATGAGAGTTGATTTCAACGTCCCTCTTGACGGCGAAACCATCACTGACGACAACCGCATCAAAGCTGCTGTCCCTACCTTTAAATATGCAATTGAAAAGGGCGCCTCGGTTATCGTCATGGCCCATCTGGGTAAACCCAAAGGCAAGAGGGTTGATTCCTTAAGCCTTGCGCCGGCAGCTAAACGCCTTGGCGAGTATCTCGGCATGGAAGTTCCCCTTGCTCCAGATTGCATTGGTGCCGAAGTGGAAAAAATGGCTGCCGAACTGAAACCCGGTCAGGTCATGATGCTTGAGAACCTGCGCTTCCATGCAGAAGAACAGGCAAAGACTCCTGAAGAGCGTGGAGATTTCGGTAAACAGCTCGCCGCTCTCGCTGATATTTATGTAAACGACGCATTCGGCGTGGCTCACCGTGCCAACGCTTCTGTTGTTGATGTTCCTTATGCTGCAAAAGAATGCTGCGCCGGTTTTCTGCTCAAGCTGGAGTGGGAATATCTTGGTGAAGCTCTTAAAAATGCCCGCAAGCCTTACATTGCTGTTTCCGGTGGAGCCAAGGTTTCTTCCAAACTGGGCATCCTCAACAATCTGATTGGTAAAGTTGATGACTTCATTATCGGCGGAGCCATGGCCAACACCTTCCTGCTTGCCCAAGGCAAGGCCGTAGGTAAATCTCTTGTGGAAGAGAGCCTTGTAGATACCGCCCGAGAAATCATGGACAAAGCCGCATCTTCCGGCACAACACTGCACCTGCCCACCGATTTTGTCTGGGGTAAGGACATTGATACCGCGCAAGGCGTTTGTGACGGTGATTCCGTTCCTGAAGACGGCATGCTGCTGGACATCGGCCCTGAATCCGCAAAAAAATTCTGCGAAGTAATCGAAAGATCAAAGACCATAGTCTGGAACGGCCCCATGGGACTCTTTGAAAAAGAGCCTTTTGCACAAGGTTCCCTCAAAGTTTGTGAAGCTATGGCCAACCTTGAAGATGCCACCACAATCGTGGGCGGCGGTGATACCGATGCGGTAGTTCATCAGGCCAAGCTTGAAGATAAATTTACTTTTATTTCCACCGGCGGCGGATCTTTCCTTGAATTCCTCGAAGGAAAAGAACTTCCCGCATTCAAAGCACTAAAGGAGAACAGCTAA